In one Nicotiana tomentosiformis chromosome 6, ASM39032v3, whole genome shotgun sequence genomic region, the following are encoded:
- the LOC104119610 gene encoding cytochrome B5-like protein produces MDVTLATILLGILLAVLIVIPRLRSKSDQPKKVISNAQDQAFKTYSKAEVALHNKRTDCWIIIKEKVYDVTSYVEEHPGGDAILDHAGDDSTEGFYGPQHATRVFEMIDDFCIGDLEK; encoded by the exons ATGGATGTTACATTAGCGACTATATTGTTGGGTATTTTGCTAGCTGTGCTCATTGTGATACCTCGACTCCGCAGTAAATCTG ATCAGCCTAAAAAGGTTATCTCAAATGCTCAGGACCAG GCATTTAAAACATATAGCAAAGCTGAAGTTGCGCTGCATAACAAGAGGACTGACTGCTGGATCATTATCAAAGAAAAG GTGTATGATGTTACCTCATATGTTGAAGAACATCCAGGGGGTGATGCCATCCTAGATCATGCTGGCGATGATTCAACTGAAGGTTTCTATGG GCCACAACATGCTACACGGGTATTTGAAATGATTGATGACTTCTGCATCGGAGATCTGGAAAAATGA